In Oncorhynchus gorbuscha isolate QuinsamMale2020 ecotype Even-year linkage group LG02, OgorEven_v1.0, whole genome shotgun sequence, a single genomic region encodes these proteins:
- the LOC123993073 gene encoding uncharacterized protein LOC123993073, translating to MNGSILPICLALCLAGWAVSGASIEAQKTSVCYLCNDMQCQNIESVYDHLTTNSTLWSRGEMVKLPPCPITSPPPSGKCLLCVKSQEVYAVCDSKIIKPAFEGQGSSMPVIEANCTGIVSTDQMDGAGGSAWSPDPIAPTMTTDGTGRLSKETRFAIVSIPIAFSVIFILIVVLRRRTRSSVVWCPH from the exons ATGAATGGATCGATTCTTCCAA TCTGCCTGGCTCTatgtctggctggctgggctgTATCTGGCGCTTCTATTGAAG CTCAGAAGACCTCTGTCTGTTACCTCTGTAACGATATGCAATGCCAAAATATTGAGTCTGTTTATGACCATTTGACGACTAATTCGACCCTGTGGTCACGAGGTGAAATGGTTAAGCTGCCTCCCTGTCCCATAACCTCCCCTCCACCATCTGGAAAATGCTTGTTATGTGTTAAGAGCCAGGAGGTCTACGCTGTGTGTGACTCAAAGATCATCAAGCCAGCCTTTGAGGGCCAAGGCAGCTCCATGCCTGTCATCGAAGCCA ATTGCACCGGCATTGTTTCAACTGATCAGATGG ACGGAGCTGGAGGTTCAGCTTGGAGTCCTG ATCCAATTGCCCCCACAATGACCACTGATGGCACTGGCAGGTTATCCAAGGAAACAAGATTCGCTATTGTGTCAATCCCAATTGCCTTCTCCGTCATCTTCATACTCATTGTTGTTTTGCGCAGAAGGACCAGATCAA